A stretch of Oncorhynchus gorbuscha isolate QuinsamMale2020 ecotype Even-year linkage group LG24, OgorEven_v1.0, whole genome shotgun sequence DNA encodes these proteins:
- the LOC124013097 gene encoding LOW QUALITY PROTEIN: group XIIA secretory phospholipase A2-like (The sequence of the model RefSeq protein was modified relative to this genomic sequence to represent the inferred CDS: inserted 1 base in 1 codon; deleted 1 base in 1 codon) has product MPTNCNYFXSTGAVIMHHNSCIPVFLVNLLSFYGFLSCVSCSKEPETPDWRMTLKTIRNGIHNIDKYLNVALDLFGGQDGLCHYECSDGYKPEPRPGYKPNPPNGCGSPLFGFQFDIGIPSLTKCCNQHDRCYDTCNRDKHDCDDEFQECLETICRRLQKMLGLAQSVQACENTVTLLFEAVMHMGCKPYMDSQRDSCICKFEVKRDL; this is encoded by the exons ATGCCGACCAATTGCAACTATT CTAGCACCGGTGCTGTCATCATGCATCATAACAGTTGTATCCCGGTTTTTCTCGTTAACTTACTATCTTTCTATGGATTTCTGAGCTGTGTGTCATGTAGTAAGGAACCTGAAACACCGGACTGGCGGATGACTTTA AAAACCATTCGCAATGGGATCCATAACATTGACAAATACCTCAACGTTGCTCTGGACTTATTTGGAGGACAAGATGGACTGTGTCACTATGAATGCAGCGATG GTTACAAACCAGAACCCCGGCCTGGTTACAAACCAAACCCACCCAATGGATGTGGGTCACCCCTGTTCGGATTCCAG TTTGACATCGGCATCCCGTCCTTGACCAAGTGCTGTAACCAGCACGACCGTTGCTATGACACCTGTAACCGTGATAAACACGACTGTGACGATGAGTTCCAGGAATGCCTGGAGACCATCTGTAGGAGATTACAGAAGATGTTGGGACTTGCCCAGAGTGTCCAAG cgtGTGAGAATACTGTGACCCTGCTGTTTGAGGCTGTCATGCACATGGGGTGTAAACCTTACATGGACAGCCAGAGAGACTCCTGCATATGCAAATTTGAAGTCAAGAGGGATCTATGA